The following proteins come from a genomic window of Candidatus Obscuribacterales bacterium:
- a CDS encoding PstS family phosphate ABC transporter substrate-binding protein translates to MAPTIRFKRLAGILSFMAVLSIAASCSGGGGQDTAGTEGTEGTSTAASSGGSGLAGDVLVDGSSTVFPISEAMAEEFMAENADVRVTVGVSGSGGGFQKFCAGETDISNASRPIKQEEIDLCAENGIEFVEIPIAFDGLSVVVNPENDWAQCLTVDELKTMWEPSAEGTITNWNQIRPDFPDAELGLYGPGTDSGTYDYFTAALLDSEGESRGDYTASEDDNVLVQGVIGDTNGLAFFGYAYYEENQDSLQLVAIDNGNGCVEPSPETIGDGSYQPLSRPEFFYVKTTSLDNPAVRAFAEYQIAIENKGLVEEVGYVALPDEVLSAAQERLEAGTTGSVFEGGSAVGVKLADVL, encoded by the coding sequence ATGGCACCAACGATCCGCTTCAAGCGCCTTGCAGGCATCTTATCTTTCATGGCGGTTCTGAGCATAGCAGCGTCTTGTTCGGGCGGCGGCGGTCAAGATACCGCAGGTACCGAAGGGACAGAAGGTACCTCAACAGCAGCATCGTCCGGTGGCTCTGGGCTCGCAGGCGATGTCTTGGTTGACGGATCTAGTACTGTATTCCCCATCTCTGAAGCCATGGCTGAAGAGTTCATGGCGGAAAACGCTGACGTTCGCGTCACCGTTGGGGTATCTGGTTCAGGCGGCGGCTTCCAAAAATTCTGTGCCGGTGAAACCGACATCTCCAACGCATCTCGTCCTATCAAGCAAGAAGAAATCGACCTCTGTGCCGAAAACGGCATTGAGTTTGTCGAGATCCCCATCGCTTTTGATGGCCTCTCCGTCGTGGTGAACCCTGAGAACGACTGGGCTCAATGTCTAACGGTAGACGAGCTAAAGACCATGTGGGAGCCGTCAGCAGAAGGCACCATTACCAACTGGAATCAAATTCGTCCTGACTTCCCCGACGCAGAACTAGGCCTCTACGGCCCAGGCACAGATTCTGGTACCTACGACTACTTCACCGCAGCCTTGCTCGATTCCGAAGGTGAAAGCCGCGGCGACTACACCGCTAGCGAAGATGACAACGTCTTGGTTCAAGGGGTGATCGGCGACACCAATGGTCTAGCCTTCTTTGGCTATGCGTACTACGAAGAAAACCAGGATTCCCTCCAACTGGTTGCCATTGATAACGGCAACGGCTGCGTTGAACCCAGCCCAGAAACCATTGGCGATGGATCCTATCAACCCCTATCTCGTCCTGAGTTCTTCTACGTTAAGACGACATCCCTCGATAACCCAGCCGTGCGTGCATTTGCTGAGTATCAAATTGCTATCGAAAACAAAGGTCTAGTTGAAGAAGTCGGCTATGTGGCGCTGCCTGATGAAGTGCTATCCGCTGCACAAGAGCGTTTAGAAGCTGGCACAACCGGATCTGTGTTTGAAGGTGGTTCTG